The following are from one region of the Mustela lutreola isolate mMusLut2 chromosome 7, mMusLut2.pri, whole genome shotgun sequence genome:
- the DCAF11 gene encoding DDB1- and CUL4-associated factor 11 isoform X1 — translation MTKEARDGGAVGQRCGLRRCKQGLAPLRVLRPLLAGGDRRSPCTGPNDAVTRRWDHGTAAVQELGPETPPRACPEEGLANVGARKKKRRMKMWIWPRGQVRLVQGGGAANLQLIQALSDSEEEHDSAWDGRLGDRYNPPVDATPDTRELECNEIKTQVELATGQLGLRRAAQEHSFPQMLHQRERGLCHRGSFSLGERSRMMSHFLPNDLGFTDTYSQKAFCGIYSKDGQIFMSACQDQTIRLYDCRYGRFHKFKSIKARDVGWSVLDVAFTPDGNHFLYSSWSDYIHICNIYGEGDTHTALDLRPDERRFAVFSIAVSSDGREVLGGANDGCLYVFDREQNRRTLQIESHEDDVNAVAFADISSQILFSGGDDAICKVWDRRTMREDDPKPVGALAGHQDGITFIDSKGDARYLISNSKDQTIKLWDIRRFSSREGMEASRQAATQQNWDYRWQQVPKKAWRKLKLPGDSSLMTYRGHGVLHTLIRCRFSPTHSTGQRFIYSGCSTGKVVVYDLLSGHIVKKLTNHKACVRDVSWHPFEEKIVSSSWDGNLRLWQYRQAEYFQDDLPEAEEPPGASSPMPHPSSAFSSPQ, via the exons ATGACGAAGGAGGCGCGTGACGGAGGAGCGGTTGGCCAGCGCTGCGGCCTCCGTCGGTGTAAACAAGGCCTCGCGCCGCTGCGGGTCCTGCGACCGCTCCTGGCTG GAGGTGACAGGAGGAGTCCCTGCACAGGACCTAATGATGCTGTGACCAGAAGATGGGATCACGGAACAGCAGCAGTGCAGGAACTGGGTCCGGAGACCCCTCCGAGGGCTTGCCCCGAAGAGGGGCTAGCCAACGTCGGAgcgaggaagaagaagaggaggatgaaGATGTGGATCTGGCCCAG aggccaaGTGAGGTTGGTGCAGGGCGGTGGTGCAGCAAATTTACAGCTCATCCAGGCCCTCTCGGACTCGGAGGAAGAGCATGACAGTGCTTGGGATGGTCGTCTTGGGGACCGATACAACCCACCCG TGGATGCAACCCCTGACACCCGGGAGCTGGAGTGcaatgagatcaagacccaagtgGAGTTGGCCACAGGGCAGCTGGGGCTTAGGCGGGCAGCCCAGGAGCACAGCTTTCCTCAGATGCTGCATCAG AGAGAACGGGGCCTCTGCCACCGGGGAAGCTTCTCCCTTGGAGAACGGTCTCGAATGATGTCTCA CTTCCTACCCAATGATCTGGGCTTCACTGATACCTACTCTCAGAAGGCTTTCTGCGGCATCTACAGCAAAGATGGTCAGATCTTCATGTCTGCTTGCCAAG ACCAAACAATCCGACTGTACGACTGCCGGTATGGCCGCTTCCATAAATTCAAGAGCATCAAGGCCCGGGACGTAGGCTGGAGCGTCTTGGATGTGGCCTTCACCCCTGATGGGAACCACTTCCTATACTCCAGCTGGTCTGATTACA TTCATATCTGCAACATCTACGgggagggagacacacacactGCCCTGGACCTAAG GCCAGATGAACGTCGCTTTGCAGTCTTTTCCATTGCTGTCTCCTCCGATGGACGGGAAGTCCTAGGAGG GGCCAATGATGGCTGTCTCTATGTCTTTGATCGAGAACAGAACCGGCGCACCCTTCAG ATTGAGTCCCATGAGGATGACGTGAATGCAGTGGCCTTTGCTGACATAAGCTCCCAGATCTTGTTCTCTGGGGGTGATGATGCCATCTGCAAAGTGTGGGATCGACGCACCATGCGGGAGGATGACCCCAAGCCCGTGGGTGCACTGGCTGGACACCAGGATGGCATCACCTTCATTGACAGCAAG GGTGATGCCCGCTATCTCATCTCCAACTCCAAAGACCAGACCATCAAGCTCTGGGACATCCGACGCTTTTCTAGTCGGGAAGGCATGGAGGCCTCGAGGCAGGCTGCCACACAGCAAAACTGGGACTACCGCTGGCAGCAGGTGCCCAAAAAAG CCTGGCGAAAACTGAAGCTCCCAGGAGACAGCTCCTTGATGACCTACCGGGGCCATGGGGTGCTTCACACCCTCATCCGCTGCCGATTCTCCCCCACCCATAGCACTGGTCAGCGGTTCATCTACAGTGGCTGCTCGACTGGCAAAGTGGTCG TGTACGACCTCCTCAGCGGCCACATCGTGAAGAAGCTGACCAACCACAAGGCCTGTGTGCGTGATGTCAGTTGGCACCCCTTTGAGGAAAAGATCGTCAGCAGTTCG TGGGATGGGAACCTGCGTCTATGGCAGTACCGCCAGGCTGAGTACTTTCAGGACGACCTGCCAGAGGCTGAGGAACCGCCCGGCGCCTCTTCCCCCATGCCCCACCCCTCTTCGGCCTTTTCCTCACCCCAGTAG
- the FITM1 gene encoding fat storage-inducing transmembrane protein 1: MERGPTVGAGLGAGARIRALLGCLVKVLLWVASALLYFGSEQAARLLGSPCLRRLYHAWLAAVVIFGPLLQFHVNPRTIFASHGNFFNIKFVNSAWGWTCTFLGGFVLLVVFLATRRVAVTARHLSRLVVGAAVWRGAGRAFLLIEDLTGSCFEPLPQGLLLHELPDRRSCLAAGHQWRGYTVSSHTFLLTFCCLLMAEEAAVFAKYLAHGLPAGAPLRLVFLLNVLLLGLWNFLLLCTVIYFHQYTHKVVGAAVGTFAWYLTYGSWYHQPWSPGSPGHGLFPRPRSSRKHN, translated from the exons atGGAGCGGGGGCCGacggtgggggcagggctgggggctggggcccGAATCCGGGCACTGCTGGGCTGCCTGGTCAAGGTGCTGCTCTGGGTGGCGTCTGCCTTGCTGTACTTTGGAAGTGAACAGGCCGCCCGCCTGCTGGGCAGCCCCTGCTTACGGCGCCTCTACCATGCCTGGTTGGCAGCAGTGGTCATCTTTGGGCCCCTTCTGCAGTTCCACGTCAACCCTCGGACTATCTTCGCCAGCCACGGCAACTTCTTCAACAT AAAGTTTGTGAATTCAGCATGGGGCTGGACATGTACCTTCCTGGGTGGCTTCGTGCTGCTGGTGGTGTTCCTGGCTACACGGCGTGTGGCAGTGACAGCACGGCACCTGAGCCGGCTGGTGGTGGGGGCCGCAGTGTGGCGGGGGGCTGGCCGGGCCTTCCTGCTCATCGAGGACCTGACTGGCTCCTGCtttgagcctctgcctcagggcctgctGCTGCACGAGCTTCCCGACCGCCGCAGCTGCCTGGCAGCCGGCCACCAGTGGCGGGGCTACACGGTCTCCTCCCACACCTTCCTGCTCACCTTCTGCTGCCTGCTCATGGCCGAGGAAGCGGCAGTGTTCGCCAAGTATCTGGCCCATGGGCTGCCAGCCGGGGCCCCTCTTCGCCTCGTCTTCCTGCTCAACGTGCTGCTGCTGGGCCTCTGGAACTTCTTGCTGCTCTGTACTGTCATCTATTTCCACCAATACACCCACAAGGTGGTGGGGGCTGCAGTGGGCACCTTTGCCTGGTACCTCACCTATGGCAGCTGGTATCATCAGCCCTGGTCTCCTGGGAGCCCCGGCCATGGGCTCTTCCCTCGGCCCCGCTCCAGCCGCAAGCacaactga
- the DCAF11 gene encoding DDB1- and CUL4-associated factor 11 isoform X3, whose protein sequence is MGSRNSSSAGTGSGDPSEGLPRRGASQRRSEEEEEEDEDVDLAQVLAYLLRRGQVRLVQGGGAANLQLIQALSDSEEEHDSAWDGRLGDRYNPPVDATPDTRELECNEIKTQVELATGQLGLRRAAQEHSFPQMLHQRERGLCHRGSFSLGERSRMMSHFLPNDLGFTDTYSQKAFCGIYSKDGQIFMSACQDQTIRLYDCRYGRFHKFKSIKARDVGWSVLDVAFTPDGNHFLYSSWSDYIHICNIYGEGDTHTALDLRPDERRFAVFSIAVSSDGREVLGGANDGCLYVFDREQNRRTLQIESHEDDVNAVAFADISSQILFSGGDDAICKVWDRRTMREDDPKPVGALAGHQDGITFIDSKGDARYLISNSKDQTIKLWDIRRFSSREGMEASRQAATQQNWDYRWQQVPKKAWRKLKLPGDSSLMTYRGHGVLHTLIRCRFSPTHSTGQRFIYSGCSTGKVVVYDLLSGHIVKKLTNHKACVRDVSWHPFEEKIVSSSWDGNLRLWQYRQAEYFQDDLPEAEEPPGASSPMPHPSSAFSSPQ, encoded by the exons ATGGGATCACGGAACAGCAGCAGTGCAGGAACTGGGTCCGGAGACCCCTCCGAGGGCTTGCCCCGAAGAGGGGCTAGCCAACGTCGGAgcgaggaagaagaagaggaggatgaaGATGTGGATCTGGCCCAGGTACTGGCCTATCTCCTCCGCAG aggccaaGTGAGGTTGGTGCAGGGCGGTGGTGCAGCAAATTTACAGCTCATCCAGGCCCTCTCGGACTCGGAGGAAGAGCATGACAGTGCTTGGGATGGTCGTCTTGGGGACCGATACAACCCACCCG TGGATGCAACCCCTGACACCCGGGAGCTGGAGTGcaatgagatcaagacccaagtgGAGTTGGCCACAGGGCAGCTGGGGCTTAGGCGGGCAGCCCAGGAGCACAGCTTTCCTCAGATGCTGCATCAG AGAGAACGGGGCCTCTGCCACCGGGGAAGCTTCTCCCTTGGAGAACGGTCTCGAATGATGTCTCA CTTCCTACCCAATGATCTGGGCTTCACTGATACCTACTCTCAGAAGGCTTTCTGCGGCATCTACAGCAAAGATGGTCAGATCTTCATGTCTGCTTGCCAAG ACCAAACAATCCGACTGTACGACTGCCGGTATGGCCGCTTCCATAAATTCAAGAGCATCAAGGCCCGGGACGTAGGCTGGAGCGTCTTGGATGTGGCCTTCACCCCTGATGGGAACCACTTCCTATACTCCAGCTGGTCTGATTACA TTCATATCTGCAACATCTACGgggagggagacacacacactGCCCTGGACCTAAG GCCAGATGAACGTCGCTTTGCAGTCTTTTCCATTGCTGTCTCCTCCGATGGACGGGAAGTCCTAGGAGG GGCCAATGATGGCTGTCTCTATGTCTTTGATCGAGAACAGAACCGGCGCACCCTTCAG ATTGAGTCCCATGAGGATGACGTGAATGCAGTGGCCTTTGCTGACATAAGCTCCCAGATCTTGTTCTCTGGGGGTGATGATGCCATCTGCAAAGTGTGGGATCGACGCACCATGCGGGAGGATGACCCCAAGCCCGTGGGTGCACTGGCTGGACACCAGGATGGCATCACCTTCATTGACAGCAAG GGTGATGCCCGCTATCTCATCTCCAACTCCAAAGACCAGACCATCAAGCTCTGGGACATCCGACGCTTTTCTAGTCGGGAAGGCATGGAGGCCTCGAGGCAGGCTGCCACACAGCAAAACTGGGACTACCGCTGGCAGCAGGTGCCCAAAAAAG CCTGGCGAAAACTGAAGCTCCCAGGAGACAGCTCCTTGATGACCTACCGGGGCCATGGGGTGCTTCACACCCTCATCCGCTGCCGATTCTCCCCCACCCATAGCACTGGTCAGCGGTTCATCTACAGTGGCTGCTCGACTGGCAAAGTGGTCG TGTACGACCTCCTCAGCGGCCACATCGTGAAGAAGCTGACCAACCACAAGGCCTGTGTGCGTGATGTCAGTTGGCACCCCTTTGAGGAAAAGATCGTCAGCAGTTCG TGGGATGGGAACCTGCGTCTATGGCAGTACCGCCAGGCTGAGTACTTTCAGGACGACCTGCCAGAGGCTGAGGAACCGCCCGGCGCCTCTTCCCCCATGCCCCACCCCTCTTCGGCCTTTTCCTCACCCCAGTAG
- the DCAF11 gene encoding DDB1- and CUL4-associated factor 11 isoform X2, which produces MTKEARDGGAVGQRCGLRRCKQGLAPLRVLRPLLAGPNDAVTRRWDHGTAAVQELGPETPPRACPEEGLANVGARKKKRRMKMWIWPRGQVRLVQGGGAANLQLIQALSDSEEEHDSAWDGRLGDRYNPPVDATPDTRELECNEIKTQVELATGQLGLRRAAQEHSFPQMLHQRERGLCHRGSFSLGERSRMMSHFLPNDLGFTDTYSQKAFCGIYSKDGQIFMSACQDQTIRLYDCRYGRFHKFKSIKARDVGWSVLDVAFTPDGNHFLYSSWSDYIHICNIYGEGDTHTALDLRPDERRFAVFSIAVSSDGREVLGGANDGCLYVFDREQNRRTLQIESHEDDVNAVAFADISSQILFSGGDDAICKVWDRRTMREDDPKPVGALAGHQDGITFIDSKGDARYLISNSKDQTIKLWDIRRFSSREGMEASRQAATQQNWDYRWQQVPKKAWRKLKLPGDSSLMTYRGHGVLHTLIRCRFSPTHSTGQRFIYSGCSTGKVVVYDLLSGHIVKKLTNHKACVRDVSWHPFEEKIVSSSWDGNLRLWQYRQAEYFQDDLPEAEEPPGASSPMPHPSSAFSSPQ; this is translated from the exons ATGACGAAGGAGGCGCGTGACGGAGGAGCGGTTGGCCAGCGCTGCGGCCTCCGTCGGTGTAAACAAGGCCTCGCGCCGCTGCGGGTCCTGCGACCGCTCCTGGCTG GACCTAATGATGCTGTGACCAGAAGATGGGATCACGGAACAGCAGCAGTGCAGGAACTGGGTCCGGAGACCCCTCCGAGGGCTTGCCCCGAAGAGGGGCTAGCCAACGTCGGAgcgaggaagaagaagaggaggatgaaGATGTGGATCTGGCCCAG aggccaaGTGAGGTTGGTGCAGGGCGGTGGTGCAGCAAATTTACAGCTCATCCAGGCCCTCTCGGACTCGGAGGAAGAGCATGACAGTGCTTGGGATGGTCGTCTTGGGGACCGATACAACCCACCCG TGGATGCAACCCCTGACACCCGGGAGCTGGAGTGcaatgagatcaagacccaagtgGAGTTGGCCACAGGGCAGCTGGGGCTTAGGCGGGCAGCCCAGGAGCACAGCTTTCCTCAGATGCTGCATCAG AGAGAACGGGGCCTCTGCCACCGGGGAAGCTTCTCCCTTGGAGAACGGTCTCGAATGATGTCTCA CTTCCTACCCAATGATCTGGGCTTCACTGATACCTACTCTCAGAAGGCTTTCTGCGGCATCTACAGCAAAGATGGTCAGATCTTCATGTCTGCTTGCCAAG ACCAAACAATCCGACTGTACGACTGCCGGTATGGCCGCTTCCATAAATTCAAGAGCATCAAGGCCCGGGACGTAGGCTGGAGCGTCTTGGATGTGGCCTTCACCCCTGATGGGAACCACTTCCTATACTCCAGCTGGTCTGATTACA TTCATATCTGCAACATCTACGgggagggagacacacacactGCCCTGGACCTAAG GCCAGATGAACGTCGCTTTGCAGTCTTTTCCATTGCTGTCTCCTCCGATGGACGGGAAGTCCTAGGAGG GGCCAATGATGGCTGTCTCTATGTCTTTGATCGAGAACAGAACCGGCGCACCCTTCAG ATTGAGTCCCATGAGGATGACGTGAATGCAGTGGCCTTTGCTGACATAAGCTCCCAGATCTTGTTCTCTGGGGGTGATGATGCCATCTGCAAAGTGTGGGATCGACGCACCATGCGGGAGGATGACCCCAAGCCCGTGGGTGCACTGGCTGGACACCAGGATGGCATCACCTTCATTGACAGCAAG GGTGATGCCCGCTATCTCATCTCCAACTCCAAAGACCAGACCATCAAGCTCTGGGACATCCGACGCTTTTCTAGTCGGGAAGGCATGGAGGCCTCGAGGCAGGCTGCCACACAGCAAAACTGGGACTACCGCTGGCAGCAGGTGCCCAAAAAAG CCTGGCGAAAACTGAAGCTCCCAGGAGACAGCTCCTTGATGACCTACCGGGGCCATGGGGTGCTTCACACCCTCATCCGCTGCCGATTCTCCCCCACCCATAGCACTGGTCAGCGGTTCATCTACAGTGGCTGCTCGACTGGCAAAGTGGTCG TGTACGACCTCCTCAGCGGCCACATCGTGAAGAAGCTGACCAACCACAAGGCCTGTGTGCGTGATGTCAGTTGGCACCCCTTTGAGGAAAAGATCGTCAGCAGTTCG TGGGATGGGAACCTGCGTCTATGGCAGTACCGCCAGGCTGAGTACTTTCAGGACGACCTGCCAGAGGCTGAGGAACCGCCCGGCGCCTCTTCCCCCATGCCCCACCCCTCTTCGGCCTTTTCCTCACCCCAGTAG